A genomic region of Clostridia bacterium contains the following coding sequences:
- a CDS encoding LacI family DNA-binding transcriptional regulator, which yields MVRLKDIAEIAGVTVSTVSKALRDSSDINKETKSEIIKIAKDLNYKFKTPEKKLTNGLGIIGVICPEVTSNYYSQIISIIEEEVRKEGYICIIGFTNFKTNDERYYLKHLINANVEGIIFITESSDVENILLEHKKHASIPLVLIAQNTETKKLDCIKIDDEYGVRLAVEYLIQLGHKNIGYIGDELSNTRLNIFMKIMRENKMQINKKYIKVSEERFQKCGYELMNNMLLEDDVPTAILAAYDDIAIGATKAIFDKGLIVPDDISILGIDNARVSSYCRPELTTIAGPVEEMGKIAVKLLFKKIKESQYNVIQNVKLSPRLIQRKSTINKR from the coding sequence GTGGTTAGATTAAAAGATATTGCAGAAATAGCTGGAGTAACCGTATCCACCGTTTCTAAAGCGTTGAGAGATAGCTCCGATATAAATAAAGAAACTAAATCAGAAATAATCAAAATTGCTAAAGACTTGAATTATAAATTTAAAACGCCTGAAAAAAAATTAACAAACGGACTCGGAATTATAGGAGTAATATGCCCTGAAGTTACAAGTAATTATTATTCTCAAATCATAAGTATAATCGAGGAAGAAGTAAGGAAAGAAGGATATATTTGCATAATTGGTTTTACAAATTTTAAGACAAATGATGAAAGATACTATCTAAAACATTTAATAAACGCAAATGTTGAAGGGATTATTTTTATAACCGAGAGTTCTGACGTTGAAAATATTTTATTGGAACATAAAAAGCATGCTTCTATACCTCTTGTCCTAATTGCGCAAAATACAGAAACTAAAAAACTTGATTGTATAAAAATAGACGATGAGTATGGTGTTAGGTTAGCTGTTGAATATTTAATCCAATTGGGGCATAAAAATATTGGCTATATTGGAGATGAATTATCAAATACAAGGCTGAATATATTTATGAAAATTATGCGTGAAAATAAAATGCAAATAAACAAAAAGTATATCAAGGTAAGCGAAGAAAGATTTCAAAAATGTGGTTATGAATTAATGAATAATATGTTACTCGAAGATGATGTCCCAACGGCTATTTTAGCTGCATATGATGACATTGCTATAGGAGCAACAAAAGCCATTTTCGATAAAGGTCTCATAGTGCCTGATGATATTTCAATATTAGGTATAGATAACGCAAGAGTATCATCTTATTGTCGACCAGAACTTACAACTATAGCAGGTCCAGTAGAAGAAATGGGGAAAATTGCTGTTAAGCTCCTATTTAAAAAAATTAAAGAGAGCCAATACAATGTGATTCAGAATGTAAAACTTTCACCAAGGTTAATTCAAAGAAAATCTACAATAAATAAAAGATAA